Proteins encoded together in one Triticum dicoccoides isolate Atlit2015 ecotype Zavitan chromosome 7B, WEW_v2.0, whole genome shotgun sequence window:
- the LOC119335875 gene encoding protein PHOTOPERIOD-INDEPENDENT EARLY FLOWERING 1-like isoform X4, which produces MASKGPRSKLDHETRPRRKKALEAPREPRKPKVHWDHVLGEMVWLSKEFESERKWKLSMAKKIAQRANMGVVDQATKDEKKQKEGEHRLRKVALNISKDVKKFWTKIEKLVLYKNQLEVEERKKKALDKQLDFLLGQTERYSTMLAENLVDVPHLQTQENGLLQTNVLSKEEVAGPSQTNQLSQEEVAGPSQTNQPSQEEVAGPSQTNQPLQEDVAEPSQTNQPLQEDVAEPSHTNQPLQEDVAEPLHANQPAQEEVAEENINAATPDDLVADTMETDDDYDSSSLNEEQEDDERTIDEDEAQITEAERNEELAALQAEADIPIDDLLKSYLKSQVSRESSPANKDTCSNSDLKNSTKDSSNQVNGCNHDSGYTSSDEGNFSEEVDDSHHYAEFVKRNHGKSNGGISGEQEDNDYVCTDEGKDDEATLSEEEDLAKKDGPDPLDEIKLLQKESEIPLEELLARYPKDGYADDVTTELEDSPTHSSEEVNSDMSLDDLPADLELNNDTSENHEIAEVLGTEHVSGNALQLEIVSEPSVQETSVKGDELTDAKVMADEEASVQECSVEEVEMTDAKVMADQETIVQECPVKEDELTDAKVMADEETSVQERSVKEDELTDAKAIADEETGDSVMADAAAAARAAQPTGNTFSTTSVRTKFPFLLKHSLREYQHIGLDWLVAMYEKRLNGILADEMGLGKTIMTISLLAHLACEKGIWGPHLIVVPTSVMLNWETEFLKWCPAFKILTYFGSAKERKQKRQGWMKPNFFHVCITTYRLVIQDSKAFKRKKWKYLILDEAHLIKNWKSQRWQTLLNFNSKRRILLTGTPLQNDLMELWSLMHFLMPHVFQSHQEFKDWFCNPISGMVEGQDKVNKEVIDRLHNVLRPFILRRLKRDVEKQLPQKHEHVIYCRLSRRQRNLYEDFIASSDTQATLSSGNYFGMISIIMQLRKVCNHPDLFEGRPIISSFDMAGIDMQISSSVCMVLDKGPFSQAGLSDMNLVFTQNEFNMTSWEADEVAAVFLPGITSRGSGAEISCSSKAGQRSNGTNIFEEIQKALQEERIKEAKERAASIAWWNRLRCEKRPVYGRNIRELLTIRHPMCDVLEKKNNPSCYMDFSSSLADLVLSSVERFNKMLGFIESFTFAIPAARAATPICWCKKRNSPVLLGPAYREQCMNEFSPILSPIRPAIVRRQVYFPDRRLIQFDCGKLQELAVLLRRLKSEGHRALIFTQMTKMLDTLEEFINLYGYTYLRLDGSTQPEERQTLMQRFNTNPKFFLFILSTRSGGVGVNLVGADTVIFYDSDWNPAMDQQAQDRCHRIGQTREVNIYRLISESTIEENILKKANQKRTLDDLVIQRGCYNTEFFKKLDPMEFFSGHTALNVEEQPRDRSMTAVSSNETGLALSNADVEAAIRQAEDEADYMALKRLEQEEAADNQEFSEEVAGRLEDDELVNEEDTKPDDHTSEEHKHQSSDADKDKNVGLPVNQINEEKALTLAAGDGDMDMLADVKQMAAAAAAAGQASSSFENHLRPIDRYAMRFLELWDPIIDKAAVNYQVNVAEEEWELERIEKLKEDLEAEIDEDQEPLSYESWDVDFATTAYRQQVEALAKKQLLEEQERQALEAAKELEEMNEMASSHRKKSKKKKRKAGKFKSLKKGRVSSESEAMHDETSVDTMSIDDNAPSPELMSDESPHHGSHKRKKMTPRNEEVSSSSRALKKFKKAPKSNFTPESSSHKHSLEGKQLKLMDEVNDSDPKSVRIKSDGRISMPSMPAKRVMVIKPERLKKKGLLWPRDCALDSWTTEEDAVLCGTVHEYGPVWELASDFLHSIPGGAFYRGRYRHPVHCCERFRELFCKYVLSATDNANSEKAPSGAGKAVLKVSEDQTRMLLNVISEIPNNELLLQKHFMAILSSVWRSKCAHESRHVTSVCSSATHKPVRLSENWSMANDKPSFNLVRTALVDAQAQCSRVAIPTSNQEPRRRHLDLVLDFRTDRHAYQADFPSLVNVSILEPDPIRRTVVPVEQSLLSGLPHRHAENRFRIASEACFEGEGSHWASSVHMNDAARHKSGSKSTGKHKAASESGRPPKSKIQRTAEPQEMPALKFDFLRSPRQLLTSAAEFPITQSLSDFGIDDSELTYMEDLPLEETDTEFAPSQYDPVSLAGIEELDPLVDLTDIG; this is translated from the exons ATGGCATCAAAAGGTCCCCGGTCGAAGCTAGACCATGAGACAAGACCTAGACGCAAGAAG GCTCTTGAAGCTCCAAGGGAGCCTCGGAAGCCAAAAGTTCACTGGGACCATGTTCTGGGGGAAATGGTTTGGCTGTCAAAG GAGTTTGAATCTGAGAGGAAGTGGAAGTTGTCCATGGCTAAAAAGATTGCTCAAAGGGCCAATATGGGTGTAGTTGACCAAGCAACAAAGGATGAGAAAAAACAGAAG GAGGGGGAACATCGCCTGAGAAAAGTTGCCCTAAATATTTCTAAGGATGTGAAGAAGTTCTGGACCAAAATAGAGAAGTTG GTTCTCTATAAGAATCAGCTAGAGGTTGAGGAAAGGAAGAAAAAGGCCCTCGATAAGCAGCTTGATTTCCTTTTAGGTCAGACTGAAAG ATATTCTACAATGTTGGCTGAAAATCTCGTGGATGTTCCCCATTTGCAAACACAAGAAAATGGACTGTTACAGACAAATGTACTATCCAAGGAGGAAGTAGCAGGACCTTCCCAGACTAATCAACTGTCCCAGGAGGAAGTAGCAGGACCTTCCCAGACTAATCAACCATCCCAGGAGGAAGTGGCAGGACCGTCACAGACTAATCAACCATTGCAGGAGGATGTAGCAGAACCTTCGCAGACTAATCAACCATTGCAGGAGGATGTAGCAGAACCTTCGCACACTAATCAACCATTGCAGGAGGATGTAGCAGAACCTTTGCACGCTAATCAACCAGCGCAGGAGGAAGTAGCTGAGGAGAACATAAATGCAGCAACTCCTGATGATCTAG TTGCAGATACAATGGAAACTGATGATGACTACGATAGCAGCTCCTTGAACGAAGAACAG GAAGATGACGAGCGCACAATTGATGAGGATGAAGCCCAAATCACGGAGGCTGAGCGCAATGAAGAATTAGCTGCATTGCAGGCAGAAGCTGACATACCAATTGATGATCTTCTTAAGTCGTATCTCAAAAGCCAAG TTAGCAGGGAAAGCAGTCCAGCTAACAAAGACACTTGCAGCAACTCAGATTTGAAGAATTCAACTAAAG ATTCTTCAAACCAAGTTAATGGCTGTAATCATGATTCTGGTTATACTTCAAGTGACGAAGGCAATTTTTCTGAGGAAGTTGATGATAGCCACCATTATGCTGAGTTTGTGAAGAGGAATCAT GGGAAAAGTAACGGCGGTATCTCTGGTGAGCAG GAGGATAACGATTATGTTTGTACTGATGAAGGAAAG GATGATGAAGCAACTTTATCTGAAGAGGAAGATTTGGCAAAGAAAGATGGCCCTGATCCTTTGGATGAG ATTAAGCTTCTGCAAAAAGAGAGTGAGATCCCACTAGAAGAACTTCTTGCGAGGTACCCAAAG GATGGCTATGCAGATGACGTAACAACAGAACTGGAGGATTCACCCACACATTCTAGCGAAGAGGTTAATAGTGACATGTCTCTGGATGATCTACCTGCGGACTTGGAACTGAACAATgatacgtctgaaaatcatgaaatagCAGAAGTGCTGGGAACTGAGCATGTGAGCGGCAATGCCCTACAACTAGAAATAGTTTCAGAGCCTAGCGTGCAAGAAACCTCTGTTAAAGGAGACGAGCTGACTGATGCTAAGGTGATGGCCGATGAGGAAGCTAGTGTACAAGAATGTTCTGTTGAAGAAGTTGAGATGACCGATGCTAAGGTGATGGCCGATCAGGAAACTATTGTACAAGAATGTCCTGTTAAAGAAGATGAGCTGACTGATGCTAAGGTGATGGCCGATGAGGAAACTAGTGTACAAGAACGTTCTGTTAAAGAAGATGAGCTGACTGATGCTAAGGCGATTGCCGATGAGGAAACTGGTGACAGTGTAAtggctgatgctgctgctgctgcaagaGCAGCACAACCAACTGGGAACACCTTCTCAACAACGAGTGTCCGCACGAAATTCCCATTCCTTCTCAAGCATTCTCTTCGGGAATATCAGCATATTGGGTTGGACTGGTTGGTTGCTATGTATGAAAAGAGGCTGAATGGAATTTTAGCAGATGAAATGGGTTTAGGGAAGACGATCATGACTATCTCCTTGCTAGCACACCTTGCATGTGAGAAGGGGATATGGGGTCCACATCTTATTGTCGTGCCAACCAGTGTTATGTTAAATTGGGAGACAGAATTTCTGAAATGGTGTCCTGCCTTTAAAATACTTACTTATTTTGGAAGTGCAAAGGAGAGAAAGCAGAAACGTCAAGGTTGGATGAAGCCAAATTTTTTCCATGTATGCATCACGACATACAGGCTAGTTATTCAGGACTCCAAAGCGTTCAAGCGAAAGAAGTGGAAGTATCTTATTCTTGATGAGGCTCATCTGATAAAGAACTGGAAATCACAAAGATGGCAGACTCTGCTGAATTTTAATTCGAAACGACGTATTCTGTTGACTGGAACTCCTTTGCAAAATGACCTTATGGAACTTTGGTCTCTCATGCACTTTTTGATGCCACATGTATTCCAGTCTCACCAAGAGTTCAAGGATTGGTTCTGCAATCCAATATCAGGAATGGTGGAGGGCCAAGACAAGGTAAACAAGGAAGTTATCGATCGGTTGCACAATGTCCTCCGCCCATTTATATTACGGCGATTGAAACGAGATGTTGAGAAACAGTTACCACAGAAGCATGAGCATGTCATATATTGCCGACTTTCCAGAAGGCAAAGAAACTTGTATGAAGATTTTATTGCCAGCTCAGATACACAAGCAACACTGTCAAGTGGCAACTATTTTGGTATGATTAGCATCATTATGCAACTCAGAAAGGTCTGTAACCATCCGGATCTTTTTGAAGGCCGCCCAATTATCAGCTCATTTGACATGGCAGGGATTGACATGCAGATCAGCTCTTCTGTTTGCATGGTCCTGGATAAGGGCCCATTTTCTCAGGCTGGTCTGTCTGATATGAACCTTGTGTTTACTCAAAATGAATTTAATATGACTTCTTGGGAGGCGGATGAGGTTGCTGCTGTCTTTCTTCCAGGCATCACCTCTAGGGGCTCTGGTGCAGAGATTTCTTGCTCTAGCAAggctggtcagagaagtaatggaacaaatatttttgaagaaattcagaAAGCCTTGCAGGAGGAGAGaattaaagaggccaaagaaagAGCAGCTTCAATTGCTTGGTGGAATAGGTTGAGATGCGAGAAGAGGCCTGTTTATGGTAGAAACATTAGAGAGCTTCTGACCATAAGACATCCTATGTGTGATGTTCTTGAGAAGAAGAACAACCCTTCATGCTACATGGATTTTTCATCGAGTCTAGCAGATCTTGTTCTTTCATCTGTGGAACGCTTCAATAAAATGCTTGGCTTTATTGAATCATTTACTTTTGCAATTCCTGCTGCACGGGCTGCTACTCCTATTTGCTGGTGCAAAAAAAGGAATTCACCTGTTCTTCTTGGACCAGCTTACAGAGAACAATGTATGAATGAGTTCTCGCCCATTCTCTCCCCTATAAGGCCTGCAATTGTTCGCCGTCAAGTGTACTTCCCGGACAGGCGCTTGATCCAGTTTGACTGTGGGAAGTTGCAGGAGCTTGCTGTCTTGCTGAGACGTTTGAAGTCAGAAGGACACAGAGCCTTGATATTTACTCAGATGACCAAGATGCTTGATACTTTGGAGGAATTCATTAATTTGTATGGCTATACATATTTGAGGTTAGATGGTTCTACCCAGCCAGAAGAGAGGCAGACACTAATGCAGAGGTTCAATACAAACCCGaagttttttcttttcattttatccACTCGCAGTGGCGGTGTGGGAGTCAACCTAGTAGGGGCAGACACTGTTATATTCTATGACAGTGACTGGAACCCTGCAATGGATCAACAAGCCCAAGACAGATGCCACAGGATAGGACAAACACGTGAAGTTAACATCTATAGGCTAATTAGTGAGAGCACTATAGAGGAGAATATTCTCAAGAAAGCAAATCAGAAGCGAACACTTGATGATTTAGTGATACAACGCGGTTGTTACAATACAGAGTTCTTCAAGAAGCTAGACCCTATGGAATTTTTTTCTGGGCACACAGCTCTTAATGTCGAAGAACAGCCGAGGGATCGCTCTATGACTGCTGTATCCTCAAATGAAACTGGTCTGGCTCTGTCAAATGCAGATGTTGAAGCAGCTATTAGACAGGCAGAAGACGAAGCTGACTATATGGCTCTCAAAAGGTTGGAGCAGGAAGAGGCTGCAGACAATCAAGAATTCAGTGAGGAGGTTGCTGGAAGGCTAGAGGATGATGAGCTTGTAAATGAGGAGGATACAAAACCTGATGATCACACCAGTGAAGAGCATAAACATCAAAGTTCTGATGCGGATAAGGATAAAAATGTTGGTTTACCTGTGAACCAAATAAATGAAGAAAAGGCTCTTACATTGGCTGCAGGTGATGGAGATATGGATATGCTTGCTGATGTTAAGCAAATGGCTGCTGCAGCAGCTGCAGCAGGACAAGCGAGTTCATCTTTTGAAAATCACCTTCGGCCAATAGATAGATATGCAATGCGGTTTTTGGAGCTCTGGGATCCAATAATTGACAAAGCTGCTGTAAATTATCAGGTGAATGTTGCAGAGGAAGAATGGGAACTTGAACGCATTGAAAAACTCAAAGAAGATTTAGAAGCAGAAATTGATGAAGACCAGGAACCACTATCTTATGAGT CATGGGATGTTGATTTCGCTACTACAGCGTATCGCCAACAGGTTGAGGCTCTAGCTAAAAAGCAG TTGTTGGAAGAACAGGAAAGACAAGCTCTTGAAGCAGCCAAAGAGCTAGAGGAAATGAATGAAATGGCAAG CAGTCACCGCAAAAagtcaaagaagaagaaaaggaaggcaggcAAGTTTAAGTCTTTAAAAAAAGGACGTGTGTCATCTGAGTCAGAGGCCATGCATGATGAAACGTCTGTAgatactatgagtattgatgacaatGCACCCTCGCCAGAGCTTATGAGTGATGAATCACCACATCATGGTTCACATAAGCGTAAAAAGATGACACCTAGAAATGAGGAAGTGAGCAGCAGTAGCAGAGCCCTGAAGAAGTTCAAGAAAGCCCCTAAATCGAACTTCACTCCTGAGTCCTCATCACATAAGCACTCGCTCGAAGGCAAGCAACTCAAGTTGATGGATGAAGTGAATGATTCTGATCCAAAGTCGGTGAGAATTAAGAGTGATGGCCGGATTTCCATGCCCTCCATGCCAGCAAAACGTGTTATGGTAATTAAGcctgagaggttgaagaagaagggTCTTTTGTGGCCTCGAGATTGTGCTTTAGATTCGTGGACTACCGAGGAAGATGCAGTTCTTTGTGGAACTGTACATGAGTACGGTCCTGTTTGGGAACTGGCTAGTGACTTTCTTCATTCCATACCTGGTGGTGCATTTTATAGGGGAAGATATCGTCATCCTGTACATTGCTGTGAGAGATTCCGAGAATTATTCTGCAAATATGTATTGTCAGCTACTGACAATGCAAACAGTGAGAAGGCTCCTTCTGGTGCCGGGAAGGCTGTCTTGAAAGTATCTGAG GATCAAACTCGGATGTTGCTGAATGTGATCAGTGAAATTCCTAACAACGAGTTGCTTCTCCAGAAACATTTCATGGCCATACTTTCTTCTGTTTGGAGATCAAAATGTGCTCATGAGTCCCGACATGTTACAAGTGTTTGTTCTAGTGCAACCCATAAGCCTGTTAGATTGAGTGAGAACTGGTCCATGGCAAACGACAAGCCATCATTTAATCTGGTAAGGACAGCCCTCGTAGACGCACAGGCCCAATGTTCAAGAGTGgcaataccaacaagcaaccaggaACCTCGCCGGAGGCATTTAGATTTAGTATTGGATTTCCGGACAGATCGACATGCTTACCAGGCTGACTTTCCATCTTTAGTGAATGTGTCCATTCTAGAACCAGATCCTATTAGACGCACTGTTGTGCCGGTGGAACAATCACTGCTGTCTGGGCTTCCTCATAGACATGCTGAGAACAGATTCAG GATAGCATCAGAAGCTTGTTTTGAAGGGGAAGGTTCTCACTGGGCATCATCTGTCCACATGAATGATGCTGCTCGACATAAATCTGGTTCAAAGTCCACAGGAAAACACAAAGCAGCTTCAGAATCGGGAAGACCACCGAAATCGAAAATTCAGAGGACGGCTGAACCGCAGGAAATGCCGGCTTTGAAGTTTGATTTTCTCCGATCCCCCCGGCAACTGTTGACAAGTGCAGCTGAGTTCCCCATCACACAGTCCCTATCCGACTTTGGCATCGATGATTCTGAGTTGACCTACATGGAGGATCTTCCTCTAGAAGAGACTGACACTGAGTTTGCCCCGTCCCAGTATGACCCAGTTTCCCTTGCTGGTATCGAGGAGTTGGATCCTCTTGTGGATTTgacagacattggatga